The nucleotide window GTGGTCCTACTTTCTTAGGTTTAGTAATAGCAGCAATTTCAGGAATAGGTAGACATAATGGACGCTTAGAGCCATATAAGGTGTAGTACAAATCAACCAAATCACAACGTATTTTGGGATCATGAGAAAGCATACCactgaaaaaatgtattttaagCGGATATCACTAAAACAGTTAGATTACATCTAGAATAAATTTATACGTACTTAATTAAGTTCCAGATACGATCAACTAATTCAGGACGATCCAAACGGTGCTTATGAGCTCTCTCAAATGGTGGATTTTCCACCATAAGTCTGACTAATCTATGTCGTACACCGGGGTGTGGATCCATTTCTATCATGTCTAATAAAAATTCTAGATCTTCCCACTTCCCATCTACTTTCGTAAAATCAACTAAGGCTTCCAATGCTGCAATTCTAACAtctaaatgaataaaagaaagtAATATATGAATGTAATACTTGGTAGTATTTATtgatacatataatatttaatactttATGTACCTATAAATTGTCCATATGCAGCATATGCTCTGAAAAGATTGGGATTACTCGGGAGATGTCCGAATTTTTGTAATATTCGTATAACCTTCAGGCAAGCAACACTGACAGTATATTTGTAACACGGTAATAATTTCTCCAAATTTAAATTTCTGGTGACTTCTTCTAGTATAGCTTTAGTATCAACTGATAGAGACTCAGCAGTAATAGCTGTCCTAAAAGAAAACACGTTGTGCATGAAAttagataattaaataataatattcctaTGTTAGTTTATTCATCATACCCTTGTTGTATACTAATTACTGGAGTGACTGTAGCTCCAAGGGCTTCGATTAAACCTGCTCTATAGTAATTATCTGAATATCTATTTttactattatcattatatttaaacaaatcCATTAAGAAAGCTAAAACTTCCGGTGGGCATATACCATGAGCATTACGCAATCCTGCCATTGCTACAGGTATAGTCTAAAATTGTAATGAGGATATTATACAAAAATCACAAGAAAATAATTCATTGATGTTAGAAAATGTTATTCTAACCTTTTGAAGAAAATAATGCTGAAAATTTTGAAAGTTATTTTGTTTGATTATGCGCCTACACGACGCTGATCCaaataattttctaaaaatagTTAACATTGCTGGTGGACCTGCCCATGTTGCAACCATTGCATTTGCTACCTACACGAATATGTACATTTGTTGTAAGAATCGTGTTATCAATTATGTAATAAATTGATTTGAAATGTAAACAACCTTTGTTAAACAATGTGCAGCTCGTAGTCTAACTTTATAATAACAATGTTCATTTTCTATAGTGTCGTTTAACGCTAATCGTGTAGGAGGAGTTGCATGATTTTGCAGTGCTTCGATAGCTTCCAATTGTGCAGTAACATCTCTTTCATGTCTTAACTGATATTGCCATTGATAATCAGGTTGTTCAATTTGAGCAGAACGCATAAGCGTCATCTCGGGGTCTAATCTTATCCATAACACAGGAGAGtcactataaaaaaaaaaaatgttatcgTAATAGCCTTAATCAAATAATTTTCAGTACTATACAATAAAATTTACTCCATAGCAGAAAGATCCATATCCACTTCTTCTCCAGTACATAATGGAatcttctttttcttatttCTACGACTTTTACTATGACATGTTATATCTGCCTTTGCAACTGTCCCTTCAATTTGTAAAGTGTGCTTGAAAGTACCATCTAACTCTTGAATGTTAACTAGAAGTGGTCCTACATATTTTCTTATCCCTCTTTGATTTGTAGTATCTTGTCGAATTTCTAATTCCACTGTGTTCctacaaattttatattaacaagtaCTGAAGAACCAGGTATTATGTgtaatattgagtattttttatattacctTTTTCTATTAAACACAAAACTTAAACTAAATTTCGCATGTCCACCAGTCCTGACCCACTGATCTATAAATACTGCCATATCCTTACCCGTTACAGTAAAGATTGCTTTAGTAAAAACATTTGTACTAATTAGCATATGCGACCAAAGTCCAGAATCAATTTTTTGTTGTGCTGCATTAGCAGCAAGAGACAATTGTTTATTGAAAACCTAAAAAGtattaaaatgaatttcaacATTTTTAAAAACGTAAAtggataattataataaatataaaaggtACCTGCAGCAGCAATTCTTGACCAATTCGATGTTCTAACATTCTAATTACTAAATGTGCTTTTTTACGTAGCACTTCTATATACTTTGGGGACATTGTATGCAAATTTCTTATTGGAAAATAAAAGCCGGGATCTGGAGCTCTTGGCGTAGGTGCTGGTGTATTAGCTGCAATGGGTAATGGTGCTGGTGGCTGGGACGGATCTAATATTATACCACCAAACTGTTCTTCATATTTTACAACTTCTTGCAATTCCTACAACCCAAAATAACGTTagacaaaaatattttattttaatagatGTAACTGAGAAAAGATATTTACCGACTGAACCCATTCTCGATATTCATTATTTCCAAAACATTTTTTTGCATATAAACCAGTTAAATATGTCGATATACCTTTAGGTAACCATGTATCCGACCAATTCTGCATAGATATAAAACAACCAAAAAATTGTTCAGCAACAGCTTGGGCCATAGCTTTTTTTGTAATATAAACTTGATCAATTATTGCAGTAGAGTGCAACAAATTTGTGCTACAAATGAAtcgtaattttattattaatttacatTAAAACATTAATCATGAtatcatttattaattttactAACTTTAGAATACTCATAGTGGCATATGCATTGATATCTTCATCCAATTCATCTACAAACACTTGTTTGTAACAAGAATAAGGATACCTATTTGATAAAGTTTCTTCATAAAATTCAAATGCTTCGTGCATATATTTTGCAGACACTTTTAATGATGGCAATAATTGTGGTAAACAAAAATGTGTCACTTCATGCATGTATGGATCCACAAATATTTCAAATGgtctaaaatataaaataataatagttattgtATTTTCTATAGATTTCAATATAATTTTACattcattttaattatttctttaattCACGAACTTACCCAACTGCAAGTGCAATATTTGGGGAACATGCTGGCGTGTTAAGAACATAATGAAATGTTTTTCTTCTCATATCTGGAGTATATACAACTTCTACAAGATCGCCACAAGATATAGCTATCATAGAATCATCAACAGTAAATTCCAATTTCCAAGTACATGGTTCAGCGAAACTATCAACACAAGGAAACCACAATCTTGAAGAGTTCTCATaactatatgtatacatatgtgcACCCCTCTATAAGGAATATGTCcattaaaatatatgaaatcagATTTCAAATCTAGTGTAATGTATATGTTTTACTTCTGCCAAAGTCCCATCACAATTTGGAACAACAAAATGTACTCCTCCCTGAGGTTGCTCTAAAGAAAATTCAATACTAATTCTTAAACTTCTTCCTTCAGCAACTAAATGTGCTGCATCAGGTGGAATTTGGACAACTAACTCTCCTGCATTATTATCTGGGTCTACTCTTTGTGCTGCTGCTAAATGCATATTTGAAAAAAACTCCAATGATCGtctataaaaataatgtaaatatgttataataaataCTTATAATAGAGATTCagtatatatatttgttatgTAAGTATTTACTGTTTGCCATCTCCTTGACAAATATCCAGGAATGGATCAAAATATTGAAATGGTGCTTCATATGTGTCATTTAAACATACTCTATAAATTCTACATTGTTTTGCATTTAATTTTATAAGTCTTAATGTATCTCGAAGCGGAACAATTGTCAGCTCAACAAAGCcctgtaaataaaagatatatttttaatatagtgGAAAAAAGAAATTTTCTTGAAAATAAACATGATACTCACAATGATACTTTTCCTTTGAAAGCTTATGCCTGTAAGACTCAATATTTGGTGagctgtaaaataaaaaaaaactcaATAACCACTAGTATTTTGTTAGATTAGATATATAAAATGTTAAGAATAAcacatattatattttgtaaacatAACCTAAACATATAAACAAAATTAGATTATAGAACATACaaacatttttaatattcaatacAAATACAACTATATCGAATTTTATTTGTATAAACgtcaaaatgaataaaaaatcattgtttataacaaaaatttcttgAAGATACTTATAATTTATATGGTCGGCTATTATCAgccgttctttctttcttcatgATTCCATTTATGTGATTTCATCAAGTTAAATAGATTATTTGTGTATCTTGTCAAAATTCGTtccatatataaatatttttaacataATCCACATTTAGGAATCAGACTTCTTGCACAATGAAAGCAAATGACATCCACTCAATCATTGGTTATGTTATGTACATAATGTATATTGTATGTAATACGTAGTAGTTCAGGACTTGCAGGAAGAGTGCGTTGTTGGTCGTTATTCTTGAAGGTGTACAGTACGATTCGGTGAAGTGAGgtgaaattattgaaacacATAAATAATCGTCAAATATGATAAAACATTAGTTTATTTACATATAATAGTTTCCCACAAAAATGTCACATTTAATTTTCTGTGCTGTATCATACATTTACAGTAAATATTGAACTTATGTTATAGTTAATGAAAttacgaacaagtgaacagtgTGAACTATTTCAACAGTCACAACATCCACATAGGATCGTGGATGTAAACTATAAAAATCATCAGCTGCTCGAACTTATTAAATAGTACTACTTGCTATATGTTGTTATAATAGTTGCCACACTATTATTTAATGAACATTATTTTCAAGAAATTcactattatataaatatttcaattttacaaATGGATAAAATGCAATCGAATACAATGTAAGTTACATCGAAATAGTGTCTTAATctatttcaaatttataattttaataaaatatgattGTGACAATATATAATTATGATTCAGACGTGTtggaatataaattaaaaattctaaaattattaattcAGTAGTGTTTAATTATCTGTTTCTGCCAATCATGTAACTCTCGAAAGATTAGTTTATTTTTAATCCAAATTATTTTTTGCAGACAAGAAAAATGTGATGTAACTGATGAGAGTTTACCTGCAGTAACTGCTAGTTTAGAATTACTTACAGTAGACACAAATTTGCCATATCCAGAACGAAAAAGGGCAGTCAGGAGGAAAACGTTTTGCATCGACCACAATGAAAGTCTTAATAGAAGGtacattgttatttattataatatatctgaAGCCTTAAGCACATAAATGAGCCtattacacaaaatatttatgtatatcATTAGATGCAGTTTAAGACCAAGAAAAAGAAGTACAGAGATGGAAAAAAACgataaacaaaacaaaacacAAGAAGTAGatgttaaaaattattatttaaataaaaatttaaaacgaaaattaAATTCTCTGGAAACAATTTATGAAGAAAGAGATAGTTCAAGCGAAAATAATACGTTTATGAGTGTAAAAAGATATAAGCGAATGAtacaatttcaaaataaacctacagattgcaaattaaagaaaagAAGAGCAAAAATTAAGAAAGTATTTGGATTGAATGTTGGTTTTAAGCGAAGATGTGCATCCATGCAAATGTTGCTGGATAAACTTAATGGTATTAGAGCAGAATCCCCAACAAAGATTGATAATGAGACAAAATGATCATTGATACAAAAGTATTAAAATGTACAATGCAGAGTAAGTTCtaacaaaaaatatttattgaaatgaCTTTCTTTTGTAATGCAACTTTGTGGTTCCCGTTTTTGCtcaatttataaaatttttgtataattaCATCAATGTGTATGCATTAAAAGTGCATGCAAGAGTACTTACGGTGATACCAATagaaagaatcaatttccacatcgcattttttTGGTATTTGAAGATGTAATATCATTTGTGCTATATGCGTTTACTTTGTAAGCATAGTAATacttatacaaatataatactatattttttTTACGTATCAAATTATAACGATTCAGGTATGTTTTATATATTTGAATTTGCTCTATTCATTTATCTACGAATTTACTTAATTGTACTTCCtttaatgcatttatattatcctgtatttaaataataacataAAGTTCATATTCTGTAAATTGGTTTTGTGTTACACTTTTCTAATAACATACAAACATGCATCTTCTCAAATACATTTTAGATAACAATAAAGAGAATATTCAACAAACATGTAAAATTAGATAAACTAAATAAGactgatgaaataaataaatgctcTAAGTAGTCATTTAATATTTTACATCTACTGGAAA belongs to Megalopta genalis isolate 19385.01 chromosome 1, iyMegGena1_principal, whole genome shotgun sequence and includes:
- the LOC117222324 gene encoding uncharacterized protein LOC117222324; this encodes MDKMQSNTIQEKCDVTDESLPAVTASLELLTVDTNLPYPERKRAVRRKTFCIDHNESLNRRCSLRPRKRSTEMEKNDKQNKTQEVDVKNYYLNKNLKRKLNSLETIYEERDSSSENNTFMSVKRYKRMIQFQNKPTDCKLKKRRAKIKKVFGLNVGFKRRCASMQMLLDKLNGIRAESPTKIDNETK
- the Taf2 gene encoding TATA-box binding protein associated factor 2 gives rise to the protein MKKERTADNSRPYKLAHQILSLTGISFQRKSIIGFVELTIVPLRDTLRLIKLNAKQCRIYRVCLNDTYEAPFQYFDPFLDICQGDGKQRSLEFFSNMHLAAAQRVDPDNNAGELVVQIPPDAAHLVAEGRSLRISIEFSLEQPQGGVHFVVPNCDGTLAERGAHMYTYSYENSSRLWFPCVDSFAEPCTWKLEFTVDDSMIAISCGDLVEVVYTPDMRRKTFHYVLNTPACSPNIALAVGPFEIFVDPYMHEVTHFCLPQLLPSLKVSAKYMHEAFEFYEETLSNRYPYSCYKQVFVDELDEDINAYATMSILNTNLLHSTAIIDQVYITKKAMAQAVAEQFFGCFISMQNWSDTWLPKGISTYLTGLYAKKCFGNNEYREWVQSELQEVVKYEEQFGGIILDPSQPPAPLPIAANTPAPTPRAPDPGFYFPIRNLHTMSPKYIEVLRKKAHLVIRMLEHRIGQELLLQVFNKQLSLAANAAQQKIDSGLWSHMLISTNVFTKAIFTVTGKDMAVFIDQWVRTGGHAKFSLSFVFNRKRNTVELEIRQDTTNQRGIRKYVGPLLVNIQELDGTFKHTLQIEGTVAKADITCHSKSRRNKKKKIPLCTGEEVDMDLSAMDDSPVLWIRLDPEMTLMRSAQIEQPDYQWQYQLRHERDVTAQLEAIEALQNHATPPTRLALNDTIENEHCYYKVRLRAAHCLTKVANAMVATWAGPPAMLTIFRKLFGSASCRRIIKQNNFQNFQHYFLQKTIPVAMAGLRNAHGICPPEVLAFLMDLFKYNDNSKNRYSDNYYRAGLIEALGATVTPVISIQQGTAITAESLSVDTKAILEEVTRNLNLEKLLPCYKYTVSVACLKVIRILQKFGHLPSNPNLFRAYAAYGQFIDVRIAALEALVDFTKVDGKWEDLEFLLDMIEMDPHPGVRHRLVRLMVENPPFERAHKHRLDRPELVDRIWNLINGMLSHDPKIRCDLVDLYYTLYGSKRPLCLPIPEIAAITKPKKVGPQSPEQDMKPTISHIKHEPPVVEVDNTSAPGKRKPSPCRDIPGPSNSVEYGPEVKRQKQTLNDERASSVTSDGKVKSEYYSDNSASLPGIMGTPGPVGFEPGMFKKEVDDHKQKNDSANKNKKKKKDKKKHKHKHKHKHDHKHGKDKEKKEKDKDKVKEKDKEKDKNKDSSSLKIKEETLSSASSSLSPDAATVTNEFIFP